A genomic stretch from Rhodomicrobium vannielii ATCC 17100 includes:
- the kdpB gene encoding potassium-transporting ATPase subunit KdpB, giving the protein MKTSTLTARSSALHPGILAPALAGAFRKLAPQHMIRNPVMFLVEVLAALVTVLFIRDAVAGTDDLGFPLQIIPWLWFTVLFANFAEAVAEGRGKAQAASLRATRADVIAKQLKSAARDSDIESVPALSLKPGDIVLVEAGDIIPSDGEVIEGIASVNEAAITGESAPVIRESGGDRSAVTGGTQVISDWLVVRITAAQGSTFLDRMISLVEGAQRQKTPNEIALNILLAGMSLIFVLAVASIPSFAAYAGGQISVLVLVALFVTLIPTTIGALLSAIGIAGMDRLVRFNVLAMSGRAVEAAGDVDTLLLDKTGTITLGDRQATAFIPLEGVSELGLADAAQLSSLSDETPEGRSIVVLAKEKYGLRGRDLAGHSVQFIPFSAHTRISGVDVDGESIRKGAVDAVLAHVRQVTVNPNMAAAPDLRQIVEGIARTGGTPLAVSQAGRVLGVVHLKDIVKGGIRERFAELRQMGIRTVMITGDNALTAAAIAAEAGVDDFLAEATPEAKLRLIRKEQADGKLVAMCGDGTNDAPALAQADVGVAMNTGTVAAREAGNMVDLDSDPTKLIEIVGIGKQLLMTRGALTTFSIANDVAKYFAIIPAMFIAFYPQLEALNVLGLATPQSAILSAIIFNALIIVALIPLALRGVRYRPRPAAQLLQRNLLIYGLGGIVAPFVGIKLIDIAITSIGLV; this is encoded by the coding sequence ATGAAAACGTCGACCCTTACCGCGCGGTCGTCCGCGCTTCATCCCGGCATCCTCGCTCCCGCGCTTGCAGGCGCCTTCAGGAAGCTCGCGCCACAGCACATGATCCGTAACCCGGTCATGTTTCTCGTCGAGGTGCTCGCGGCGCTCGTCACCGTGTTGTTTATCCGCGATGCGGTTGCGGGGACGGATGACCTCGGCTTTCCGCTTCAAATCATCCCCTGGCTCTGGTTCACCGTGCTGTTCGCGAACTTCGCCGAGGCTGTGGCCGAGGGGCGCGGCAAGGCGCAGGCCGCGAGCCTCCGCGCAACCCGTGCCGATGTCATTGCAAAACAGCTGAAAAGCGCGGCCCGCGATAGCGATATCGAGAGCGTGCCCGCGCTGTCACTCAAGCCCGGCGATATCGTTCTCGTCGAGGCGGGCGACATCATCCCGTCCGATGGCGAGGTGATTGAGGGCATCGCTTCGGTGAACGAAGCCGCGATCACGGGCGAATCCGCGCCGGTTATCCGCGAGTCGGGCGGCGACCGCTCGGCGGTGACTGGCGGCACGCAGGTCATTTCCGACTGGCTCGTCGTACGCATCACCGCCGCGCAAGGTTCCACCTTCCTCGACCGCATGATTTCGCTCGTCGAAGGGGCACAGCGTCAGAAGACGCCCAACGAGATCGCGCTGAATATCCTCCTCGCGGGCATGTCGCTCATCTTCGTGCTGGCCGTGGCGAGCATTCCGAGCTTCGCAGCCTATGCGGGCGGGCAAATCTCGGTGCTCGTGCTCGTCGCGCTGTTCGTGACGCTGATCCCGACCACCATCGGCGCGCTTTTGTCGGCAATCGGCATCGCTGGCATGGATCGGCTCGTGCGCTTCAACGTGCTCGCCATGTCGGGCCGCGCGGTCGAGGCGGCGGGCGACGTTGACACGCTGCTGCTCGACAAGACGGGCACGATCACGCTCGGCGACCGGCAGGCAACCGCGTTTATCCCGCTTGAGGGCGTGAGCGAACTCGGACTCGCGGATGCGGCGCAGCTTTCCTCGCTATCGGACGAGACCCCGGAGGGGCGTTCTATCGTCGTCCTTGCGAAGGAGAAATACGGCCTGCGAGGGCGCGACCTTGCCGGACATTCCGTGCAGTTCATCCCTTTCAGCGCGCACACCCGCATCAGCGGCGTCGATGTCGATGGCGAGTCGATCCGCAAGGGCGCTGTCGATGCCGTTCTGGCGCATGTTCGACAGGTCACGGTCAATCCGAACATGGCGGCCGCACCCGATCTGCGGCAGATCGTCGAAGGGATTGCCCGAACTGGAGGAACGCCGCTTGCCGTCTCACAGGCGGGCCGGGTTCTCGGCGTCGTCCATCTCAAGGACATCGTGAAGGGCGGCATCCGGGAGCGCTTCGCCGAGTTGCGGCAGATGGGCATCCGCACCGTCATGATAACCGGCGACAATGCGTTGACGGCGGCAGCCATCGCGGCTGAAGCGGGCGTCGATGACTTCCTTGCCGAAGCGACACCCGAGGCGAAGCTCCGCCTTATCCGCAAGGAGCAGGCCGATGGCAAGCTCGTCGCCATGTGCGGCGACGGCACGAACGACGCGCCCGCGCTTGCGCAAGCCGATGTCGGCGTCGCGATGAACACGGGCACGGTCGCCGCGCGCGAGGCGGGCAACATGGTCGACCTCGACAGCGACCCCACAAAGCTCATAGAGATCGTGGGCATCGGCAAGCAACTGCTCATGACGCGAGGCGCACTCACCACGTTCTCCATCGCGAACGACGTGGCGAAATACTTCGCGATCATCCCCGCGATGTTCATCGCCTTCTATCCGCAGCTGGAGGCGCTGAATGTGCTCGGCCTTGCGACGCCGCAAAGCGCGATCCTTTCGGCGATCATCTTCAACGCGCTGATTATCGTCGCGCTGATCCCGCTGGCGCTTCGCGGCGTGCGCTACCGTCCCCGGCCAGCCGCGCAACTCCTTCAGCGCAATCTGCTGATTTATGGCCTCGGCGGGATCGTCGCGCCGTTCGTCGGCATCAAACTTATCGACATCGCCATCACATCCATCGGACTGGTCTAG
- the kdpA gene encoding potassium-transporting ATPase subunit KdpA codes for MTLAGWAQILVFCAIVVASAKPLGAYMTHVFAGERTFLSFILSPVERIFYALAGVDPKAEQRWSAYALSMLAFNFAGFLLLYAILRLQDLLPLNPQGMGGMPPDLALNTAASFVTNTNWQNYGGESTLGYFAQMAGLTVQNFVSAATGIALAVALIRGFTRRSAAGIGNFWADLTRCTLYILLPLSLVIALTLVWQGMPQNLNPYVETTTLEGGKQVIAQGPVASQVAIKMLGTNGGGFFNANAAHPYENPTPLSNMIQMIAIFALSAGLTNVFGRLAGDQRQGWAIFGAMGALFLVGVSLAYWAEANGNPLLTALGLDGAPGNIEGKETRFGIAASALFATITTAASCGAVNAMHASLTPLGGLVPLVNMELGEVVIGGVGAGLYGMLLFAILSVFVAGLMVGRTPEYLGKKIEAREVKLTMLALLCLPLMMLGFTALAVVVPNGLSSISSAGPHGFSEVLYAYTSAAGNNGSAFAGLSGNTVFYNTTLAIAMLVGRFFVIIPMLAIAGSLAAKKIVPPSSGTFPTNGPLFAGLLIGVVVLVGGLTFLPALALGPIVEHLAMIAGQTF; via the coding sequence ATGACTCTCGCTGGCTGGGCGCAGATCCTTGTGTTCTGCGCGATCGTTGTGGCGTCCGCAAAACCGCTCGGGGCTTACATGACCCATGTGTTTGCGGGCGAGCGCACTTTTCTTTCGTTCATCTTGTCGCCGGTCGAGCGCATATTCTACGCGCTGGCCGGTGTCGATCCGAAGGCCGAGCAGCGCTGGAGCGCTTATGCGCTCTCGATGCTCGCTTTCAACTTTGCGGGCTTCCTGCTGCTTTACGCAATCCTGAGGCTTCAGGATCTGCTCCCGCTCAACCCGCAAGGCATGGGGGGCATGCCGCCCGACCTCGCGCTCAACACCGCTGCAAGCTTCGTCACCAACACCAACTGGCAGAATTACGGTGGCGAAAGCACGCTCGGCTATTTCGCGCAGATGGCGGGGCTGACGGTGCAAAACTTCGTCTCCGCCGCCACCGGGATCGCGCTTGCGGTCGCGCTCATTCGCGGCTTTACGCGGCGCTCGGCGGCGGGCATCGGCAATTTCTGGGCCGACCTCACGCGCTGCACGCTCTACATCCTGTTGCCGCTTTCGCTCGTGATCGCGCTGACGCTTGTGTGGCAGGGCATGCCGCAAAATCTGAATCCATATGTAGAGACGACGACGCTCGAAGGCGGCAAGCAGGTGATCGCGCAAGGCCCCGTCGCGAGCCAGGTGGCGATCAAGATGCTCGGCACCAATGGCGGCGGCTTTTTCAACGCGAACGCCGCGCATCCTTACGAGAACCCCACGCCGCTTTCGAACATGATCCAGATGATCGCGATCTTCGCGCTCAGCGCGGGACTTACGAACGTCTTCGGGCGTTTGGCGGGCGATCAGCGGCAGGGCTGGGCGATTTTCGGCGCGATGGGCGCGCTGTTCCTGGTGGGCGTCTCGCTCGCCTATTGGGCCGAGGCAAACGGCAATCCTCTGTTAACCGCGCTCGGTCTGGATGGCGCGCCCGGCAACATCGAAGGCAAGGAGACGCGCTTCGGCATCGCGGCGTCGGCCCTCTTCGCCACGATCACAACGGCGGCATCCTGCGGCGCGGTTAACGCCATGCACGCCTCGCTGACCCCGCTCGGCGGCCTCGTGCCGCTCGTCAACATGGAGCTTGGCGAAGTCGTCATAGGCGGTGTCGGCGCGGGGCTCTACGGCATGCTGCTGTTCGCCATCCTCTCGGTGTTCGTCGCCGGGCTGATGGTCGGGCGCACGCCGGAATATCTCGGCAAGAAGATCGAGGCGCGCGAGGTGAAGCTCACCATGCTGGCGCTCCTTTGCCTGCCGCTGATGATGCTGGGCTTCACGGCGCTCGCTGTTGTCGTTCCGAACGGCCTTTCGAGCATCTCTTCGGCTGGTCCGCACGGCTTTTCGGAAGTGCTTTACGCCTACACCTCAGCCGCCGGCAACAACGGCTCGGCCTTCGCAGGGCTGTCGGGCAACACGGTTTTCTATAACACCACGCTCGCCATCGCCATGCTGGTCGGGCGTTTCTTCGTGATCATCCCGATGCTCGCCATCGCGGGCTCGCTCGCCGCGAAAAAGATCGTGCCGCCGTCGAGCGGGACATTCCCGACGAACGGACCGCTGTTCGCGGGCCTCCTCATCGGCGTCGTTGTCCTCGTCGGCGGGCTGACCTTCCTGCCCGCGTTGGCACTCGGTCCCATCGTCGAACATCTCGCCATGATCGCCGGACAAACTTTCTGA
- the kdpF gene encoding K(+)-transporting ATPase subunit F codes for MLFDYALAGAVSVFLLVYLVYALIKPEKF; via the coding sequence ATGCTGTTCGACTATGCGCTTGCAGGAGCCGTGTCGGTCTTCCTGCTCGTCTATCTCGTCTACGCGCTCATAAAACCCGAAAAATTCTGA